The Sphingobacterium bambusae genome includes a window with the following:
- a CDS encoding S41 family peptidase, which produces MKTWKYLLLLICLGLVVGCKKEVEPTPEPPEPEDTKEQLIRDSIYYYYNQQSLWTEYVPDNTVLRTFTAAYSSNEDVLSALKALTPFYAGYNGSIDRFSFIQDNGSGSQQRSSNGLRMDTNDGYGMYFGWRIISETLAAPVLYFVEGGSPAQKAGITRGSMLLAINDDTDVTAAYSCNQSGSCFVETAAFNNFQTKLNTAIAANSLRLKMRTVNDVDKDYTLSYETYNINPILADTIYNYSTKIGYFAFSSFEEVTGNNQTYQDFERIFREFATAGVQELIVDMRYNTGGYVSTARYLANKIVGPSASGKPMFTYQVNANFQPYTERASNGYDFTPVNFGQNSNPEYQKVYFLVTEETASASELLINVLKPYMDVVLIAETNRTYGKPVGFFEQEIMSTISLWATSFKTLNSEGATDYWDGLTVNVSNVPDNISKNFADPTESMIARAISLSGATSTNVNRSSISRNSGSSTSSAGRKLGVINKPIEKNLLKKKE; this is translated from the coding sequence ATGAAAACTTGGAAATATTTGCTTTTGTTAATATGCCTTGGCCTCGTGGTGGGCTGTAAAAAGGAGGTGGAACCAACTCCCGAACCTCCCGAACCCGAGGATACGAAGGAACAATTGATACGTGATAGTATTTATTACTACTACAATCAACAATCACTGTGGACAGAATATGTGCCCGATAACACCGTCCTTAGAACCTTTACAGCGGCCTATAGTAGCAATGAGGATGTGCTGAGCGCATTAAAAGCACTTACGCCCTTTTACGCCGGTTATAACGGAAGTATAGACCGGTTTTCGTTTATCCAAGATAATGGTTCGGGGAGTCAACAGCGAAGCAGCAATGGATTACGCATGGATACCAATGATGGCTATGGTATGTATTTTGGATGGCGCATTATTTCGGAGACCTTGGCTGCTCCTGTGCTCTACTTTGTAGAGGGAGGGTCGCCAGCCCAGAAAGCGGGTATTACGCGCGGCTCTATGCTTTTAGCTATCAACGATGATACAGACGTTACGGCAGCTTACAGCTGTAACCAAAGTGGAAGCTGTTTTGTGGAGACGGCGGCATTTAATAATTTTCAAACGAAGCTAAATACGGCCATCGCCGCGAACAGTTTACGTTTGAAAATGCGCACTGTAAACGATGTGGATAAAGATTACACATTGAGCTACGAGACCTACAACATAAATCCTATTTTGGCAGATACTATCTACAACTATTCCACAAAAATAGGATATTTTGCCTTTTCTTCGTTTGAAGAGGTGACGGGTAACAACCAAACTTACCAAGATTTCGAACGTATATTTCGGGAATTTGCTACTGCAGGAGTTCAAGAGCTTATTGTTGATATGCGCTACAACACGGGCGGATACGTAAGTACAGCGCGCTACTTGGCGAATAAGATTGTGGGGCCGTCTGCATCGGGTAAACCTATGTTTACTTATCAAGTAAATGCCAACTTTCAACCCTATACCGAAAGAGCCTCAAACGGGTATGATTTTACACCGGTGAATTTCGGTCAGAACAGCAATCCGGAATATCAAAAAGTTTACTTTTTGGTTACCGAGGAAACGGCCTCCGCGTCAGAGCTGTTGATCAACGTACTGAAGCCATACATGGATGTTGTGCTTATCGCAGAGACGAATCGTACCTATGGTAAGCCTGTCGGCTTCTTCGAGCAGGAGATTATGTCAACTATCTCCTTATGGGCAACTTCGTTCAAGACGCTTAATAGCGAAGGTGCTACAGATTATTGGGATGGCTTAACAGTGAACGTATCTAATGTGCCGGATAACATATCGAAGAACTTTGCAGACCCGACAGAAAGTATGATTGCGCGAGCAATCAGCCTTTCAGGAGCCACCTCGACGAATGTAAATCGC
- a CDS encoding DUF2911 domain-containing protein, which yields MKAASILFFLTMITFVSFGQTDKSKRASPPDSVKITTQDGIQIAIQYSKPSLKGRQLGVDIAPVGKVWRTGANEATTIAFDKNVTIEGKALVAGKYSLYSIPGEQQTTLIFNKVWNQWGTKYDESQDALRVDVSNAAASASQEQFTITAAPTGIVTLTWGEHAIPFQVKAGK from the coding sequence ATGAAAGCAGCAAGTATTTTATTTTTTCTGACGATGATAACTTTCGTCAGTTTTGGGCAAACAGATAAAAGCAAAAGAGCAAGCCCGCCCGACAGTGTTAAGATAACGACGCAGGACGGTATCCAGATAGCGATACAGTATAGTAAACCCTCTTTAAAAGGCAGACAGCTAGGGGTAGATATTGCACCCGTAGGGAAAGTATGGCGTACAGGCGCTAACGAAGCGACGACTATTGCCTTTGACAAGAATGTCACGATAGAAGGTAAAGCGCTAGTGGCTGGCAAATACAGTCTATACAGCATTCCTGGTGAACAGCAAACAACGCTTATTTTCAATAAGGTGTGGAACCAGTGGGGAACAAAGTATGACGAAAGCCAAGATGCGTTACGCGTGGATGTTTCTAATGCCGCCGCAAGCGCTAGTCAAGAACAATTTACCATCACCGCTGCCCCTACAGGCATCGTGACGCTAACTTGGGGCGAGCATGCTATTCCTTTTCAGGTGAAAGCCGGCAAATAA